A genome region from Akkermansiaceae bacterium includes the following:
- a CDS encoding CDP-archaeol synthase — MENETQKPAPSKSAVFLRRGFSTLLLWGVVGAIFASMAPAAYLGLIAALVLISTLEYFRMLRADKVECFPRFGMAVAVAYCGIGYWHLLQGGRDIPPALDACAIFITVTGAFTLQLRYPIKGIEALLAVAANLLGFLYIAYLFSFAARISFGLPGEGAVPGAFVLLWLLAVTKFTDMGAYITGSLIGKHKMIPHISPGKTWEGFGGALLFSQLAACGLYALMPSQLTALGGWPHVIALGFLLAILAVIGDLAESVVKRSLHAKDSGKMLPGIGGGLDLIDSICFTAPALWFYHAHVLA, encoded by the coding sequence GTGGAAAACGAAACCCAGAAGCCCGCCCCCAGCAAGTCCGCCGTATTCCTGCGCCGGGGGTTCAGCACGCTTCTGCTGTGGGGGGTCGTGGGGGCGATTTTCGCGAGCATGGCTCCCGCCGCATACCTCGGGCTGATTGCGGCGCTGGTGCTCATTTCCACATTGGAGTATTTCCGGATGTTGCGGGCGGACAAGGTCGAGTGCTTCCCGCGATTCGGCATGGCGGTGGCCGTCGCGTATTGCGGGATCGGCTACTGGCACCTTCTGCAGGGCGGCAGAGACATCCCGCCCGCGCTGGATGCCTGCGCGATTTTCATCACGGTGACGGGAGCCTTCACCCTCCAACTGCGCTACCCGATCAAGGGCATCGAGGCGCTGCTTGCGGTCGCGGCGAACCTGCTCGGCTTCCTCTACATTGCCTACCTGTTCAGCTTCGCGGCGCGGATCTCCTTCGGGCTGCCGGGAGAAGGTGCGGTGCCGGGAGCCTTCGTCCTGCTCTGGCTGCTTGCGGTCACGAAATTCACAGACATGGGCGCCTACATCACCGGTTCGCTCATCGGGAAGCACAAGATGATCCCGCACATCTCACCGGGGAAAACCTGGGAGGGATTCGGCGGGGCCTTGTTATTCTCGCAGCTCGCCGCGTGCGGGCTTTACGCGCTGATGCCATCGCAGCTCACCGCTCTGGGCGGATGGCCGCATGTCATCGCGCTCGGTTTCCTGCTCGCCATACTCGCAGTCATAGGGGATCTCGCGGAAAGTGTCGTCAAGCGTTCGCTGCACGCCAAGGACTCCGGCAAAATGCTGCCAGGCATAGGCGGCGGGCTGGATCTCATCGATAGCATCTGCTTCACCGCGCCCGCCCTCTGGTTCTACCACGCCCACGTCCTCGCATGA
- a CDS encoding 1-deoxy-D-xylulose-5-phosphate reductoisomerase: MSAGKKRRVVLLGSTGSIGKSTLRVAENLPELIEIVGLAAGSNIAELAAQATATGVKNVAIHDASKAGKLAALLPAGVKIHTGAEGLAEISQLAEADIVLIAIVGTAGLQPALAAIGAGKDLAVASKEILVMAGGIITARATEKGVRILPVDSEHNAIFQCLEGHRGPDREISRLILTASGGPFREMASEKLWDVTPEMAMKHPTWEMGPKITIDSATLFNKGLEMIEARWLFGIGMDRIEAVIHPQSIVHSMVEFTDGSVLAQLSRTDMGFPIQYALTYPARMKGALEPLDFTSLSKLEFYAPRTDDFPALNLARTAGLTGGTLPAVLNAANEVAVEHFRNGKIRFPQIWECVAQTMDSHATVHNPSLPQILSADFSARESALEWCLR, encoded by the coding sequence ATGAGTGCAGGGAAAAAACGCCGCGTTGTGCTGCTCGGTTCAACCGGCTCCATCGGCAAATCCACGCTGAGGGTCGCGGAAAATCTCCCGGAGCTCATCGAGATCGTGGGACTCGCCGCAGGCTCAAACATTGCGGAGCTCGCCGCGCAAGCCACCGCCACAGGCGTGAAAAACGTTGCCATCCACGATGCATCGAAAGCCGGGAAACTCGCCGCACTTCTCCCTGCCGGGGTGAAAATCCATACCGGGGCGGAAGGCTTGGCGGAGATTTCCCAACTCGCGGAAGCGGACATCGTGCTCATCGCCATCGTCGGCACCGCAGGCTTGCAGCCCGCCTTGGCCGCGATCGGAGCAGGCAAGGATCTGGCCGTCGCCTCCAAGGAAATCCTCGTCATGGCCGGTGGGATCATCACCGCCCGCGCTACGGAAAAAGGGGTGCGCATCCTGCCCGTCGATTCAGAACACAATGCCATTTTCCAATGCCTCGAAGGCCACCGCGGCCCCGACCGCGAAATCTCCCGCCTCATCCTGACCGCATCAGGCGGCCCGTTCCGGGAGATGGCTTCGGAAAAGCTCTGGGACGTCACACCGGAGATGGCCATGAAGCACCCCACCTGGGAGATGGGGCCGAAGATCACCATCGATTCGGCCACACTGTTCAACAAGGGCTTGGAAATGATCGAGGCACGCTGGCTGTTCGGCATCGGCATGGATCGAATCGAGGCGGTGATCCACCCGCAGAGCATCGTCCATTCCATGGTCGAGTTCACCGACGGCTCGGTGCTCGCCCAGCTCTCGCGCACCGACATGGGTTTCCCCATCCAGTATGCACTCACCTACCCGGCTCGGATGAAAGGCGCCCTGGAGCCGCTGGACTTCACAAGCCTCTCCAAGCTGGAATTCTACGCCCCCCGCACGGATGACTTCCCAGCGCTGAATCTCGCGCGGACAGCCGGGCTGACAGGCGGCACCCTCCCCGCCGTCCTCAACGCCGCAAACGAGGTGGCCGTGGAACATTTCCGCAACGGGAAAATCCGCTTCCCACAGATCTGGGAATGTGTGGCTCAAACGATGGACTCCCATGCAACCGTGCATAATCCATCTCTCCCGCAGATCCTCTCGGCCGATTTTTCCGCCCGCGAGTCCGCGCTGGAATGGTGCCTGCGATAG
- a CDS encoding VTT domain-containing protein, translated as MRLIGLMLLLCALFLLGWMLFGAGLEQAWSGEVLVARFEESRDWAWLAGIGLLLADLLLPIPGTVVMSALGAVYGFWLGGFFATAGSMLAGMLGYGVGRFFKEGFSRKWLGEKDFEKGRRLFDRNGALVVAVSRALPILPEVLACMAGLLRMPFGKFCLALACGAVPMGFLFAWIGTVGRENPGWGLALSLGLPAFLWITANHFRKSDY; from the coding sequence ATGAGACTGATTGGACTGATGTTGTTGCTGTGCGCGTTATTCCTGCTCGGATGGATGTTGTTCGGAGCCGGGCTGGAACAGGCGTGGAGTGGGGAGGTGCTGGTGGCGAGATTTGAGGAATCGCGAGATTGGGCGTGGCTGGCTGGGATAGGGTTGCTGCTGGCGGATCTTTTGTTGCCCATTCCCGGGACGGTCGTGATGTCGGCGCTGGGGGCGGTGTATGGGTTCTGGCTGGGTGGTTTTTTTGCCACGGCGGGATCCATGCTTGCCGGGATGCTGGGCTACGGGGTGGGGCGTTTTTTCAAGGAAGGGTTCTCCCGGAAATGGCTCGGCGAGAAGGATTTTGAAAAAGGCCGCAGGCTTTTCGATAGGAACGGGGCGCTGGTGGTGGCCGTAAGCCGCGCCTTGCCTATCCTTCCCGAGGTGCTGGCCTGCATGGCAGGGCTGTTGCGAATGCCCTTCGGGAAATTCTGTTTGGCTCTCGCCTGTGGTGCGGTGCCGATGGGGTTTCTGTTTGCTTGGATTGGGACAGTCGGGCGGGAGAATCCGGGCTGGGGACTGGCTCTCAGCCTGGGTCTGCCCGCTTTCCTTTGGATTACGGCAAATCACTTTAGAAAGTCTGATTATTAA
- a CDS encoding ATP-dependent DNA helicase, which produces MISVSESGGGTDLAERVREIFSAKGPLSGSKDFEYRREQELLAVAVAESFVAGSSLVAEAGTGVGKSLAYLVPAAKFALETGRKAVISTHTINLQEQLVRKDIPIVRKILGEELPAVLLKGRQNYLCPARLRRAWEQSADLFTTTESEELSRIRTWAEGTKDGTLSGMPFQPTTKVWLQVCSEAHSCTQRHCGPRGNCFFQEARKAAADAKLVVVNHTLFFALLNNLELDAEPGEEKMPGFLFPNDFAVLDEAHTVEQVAAVQLGLRISQAGLRFDLQRLYNPKTRKGMLKSHRKAAPMLAVERGLVAVEKFFGEVGNAAKFGEWSKEFRVRRPELVENCLAAPLRELWEEISELAEDTESESSKNELMDAARKLRETHGAVGEFLDQKDEGCVYWVERSGREETQFSCHGAPVNVADRLRPLLFSGKKSCVMASATLGVGDPELGYFRKRVGAENARALSIGSPFDYRKQMKIRIRKTMPEPSAREYPDALAKAIMEAVSASDGRAFVLFTSYRTMREAAEKCGNFFRTKGWRLLMQGEGMPRHTMLENFREDLDSVLFGTDSFWTGVDVPGEALSNVVVTRLPFAVPDHPLTASRLEAIEAAGGNPFMEYSVPEAILKMRQGVGRLIRTKRDIGWVHILDNRILTKRYGNAFMKALPDAPVEII; this is translated from the coding sequence ATGATATCGGTTTCGGAAAGCGGCGGGGGAACGGATCTCGCGGAGAGGGTGCGGGAGATCTTTTCCGCGAAGGGGCCGCTCTCGGGATCCAAGGACTTTGAGTATCGGCGGGAGCAGGAGCTGCTTGCGGTGGCGGTGGCGGAGAGTTTTGTCGCGGGTAGCTCCCTTGTCGCGGAGGCCGGCACGGGTGTCGGGAAATCACTGGCCTACCTTGTTCCTGCGGCGAAATTCGCCCTGGAGACGGGGCGCAAGGCGGTGATCTCCACCCACACGATCAATCTGCAGGAGCAGTTGGTGAGAAAGGACATACCCATCGTCCGAAAGATCCTCGGCGAGGAGTTGCCTGCGGTTTTGCTCAAGGGGAGGCAGAACTACCTCTGCCCGGCAAGGCTGCGGCGGGCCTGGGAACAATCGGCGGATCTTTTCACCACAACGGAAAGCGAGGAGCTGAGCCGCATCCGGACATGGGCGGAGGGGACGAAGGACGGCACCTTGAGCGGGATGCCCTTCCAGCCCACGACGAAAGTCTGGCTGCAGGTGTGCAGCGAGGCGCATTCCTGCACCCAGCGCCATTGCGGGCCGAGGGGGAACTGTTTTTTCCAGGAGGCGCGGAAGGCCGCTGCGGACGCAAAGCTTGTTGTCGTCAACCACACCCTGTTTTTCGCACTGCTGAACAACCTCGAACTCGATGCGGAACCCGGCGAGGAAAAGATGCCCGGTTTCCTTTTCCCGAATGACTTCGCCGTCCTCGACGAGGCGCACACGGTGGAGCAGGTCGCGGCGGTGCAGCTGGGGCTGCGAATTTCACAGGCGGGGCTGCGCTTCGATTTGCAGCGGCTCTACAATCCGAAGACGCGAAAAGGGATGCTCAAAAGCCACCGCAAGGCCGCGCCGATGCTCGCCGTTGAGCGCGGGTTGGTGGCGGTGGAGAAATTTTTCGGGGAAGTGGGCAATGCGGCGAAGTTCGGAGAGTGGTCCAAGGAATTCCGCGTGCGCAGGCCGGAGCTTGTGGAGAACTGCCTCGCCGCTCCGCTGCGGGAACTGTGGGAAGAGATTTCCGAGCTGGCGGAGGACACCGAGAGCGAATCATCGAAGAACGAACTCATGGATGCCGCGCGCAAGCTGCGCGAGACGCATGGCGCGGTCGGCGAGTTCCTCGACCAGAAGGACGAGGGCTGCGTCTATTGGGTGGAGAGGAGCGGGCGCGAAGAGACTCAGTTCAGCTGCCACGGAGCGCCGGTGAATGTTGCCGATAGGCTGCGGCCGCTGCTTTTTTCAGGAAAGAAATCCTGCGTGATGGCCAGCGCCACGCTCGGCGTGGGCGATCCTGAGCTGGGCTATTTCCGGAAGCGGGTGGGTGCGGAAAATGCCCGGGCGCTGAGCATAGGAAGCCCCTTCGATTACCGCAAGCAGATGAAAATCCGTATCAGGAAAACCATGCCCGAGCCGAGCGCGAGGGAGTATCCCGATGCCCTGGCCAAGGCGATCATGGAGGCGGTGAGCGCCAGCGATGGCCGCGCCTTCGTGCTGTTCACCAGCTACCGCACGATGCGGGAGGCGGCGGAAAAGTGCGGGAATTTTTTCAGGACCAAGGGCTGGCGGCTGCTCATGCAGGGCGAGGGTATGCCGCGCCACACGATGCTGGAGAATTTCCGCGAGGATCTCGACAGCGTCCTCTTCGGTACGGACAGCTTCTGGACAGGTGTCGATGTGCCGGGCGAAGCGCTTTCCAACGTTGTGGTCACGCGGCTGCCCTTCGCCGTGCCGGATCATCCGCTCACCGCGTCGCGGCTGGAGGCGATCGAGGCGGCGGGAGGAAACCCGTTCATGGAATACTCCGTGCCGGAGGCCATTTTGAAAATGCGGCAGGGAGTGGGGCGCCTGATCCGCACCAAGCGCGACATCGGCTGGGTTCACATTCTCGACAACCGCATCCTTACGAAACGCTATGGAAACGCGTTCATGAAGGCGCTCCCGGATGCGCCGGTGGAGATCATCTGA
- a CDS encoding DUF5069 domain-containing protein, producing the protein MDIQAPDLSQTFPRSPRDTSIAGYVVAARALDKCRAVIAQTAGEYHSGCPLDEVWLDFAGIKYKAFLKFVATGADDAAVSDWVAKKAKQKKRSEIIAWNNRMRDKQISKMPAKLQEFLEDYIPANIPAGKVVRVWFDVYDIEEQRL; encoded by the coding sequence ATGGACATCCAAGCACCAGACCTTTCACAGACATTCCCCCGCAGCCCCCGCGACACCTCGATCGCAGGCTACGTCGTCGCCGCCCGCGCCCTCGACAAATGCCGTGCCGTGATCGCGCAGACCGCCGGCGAATACCATTCCGGGTGCCCGCTCGATGAGGTGTGGCTCGATTTCGCCGGGATCAAATACAAGGCCTTCCTCAAATTCGTCGCCACCGGCGCGGATGACGCGGCGGTCTCCGATTGGGTCGCGAAAAAGGCGAAGCAGAAGAAGCGTTCCGAGATCATCGCCTGGAACAACAGGATGCGCGACAAGCAGATCAGCAAGATGCCAGCCAAGCTCCAGGAATTCCTGGAAGACTATATCCCCGCCAACATCCCCGCAGGAAAAGTCGTGCGGGTCTGGTTCGATGTCTATGACATCGAGGAGCAGCGCCTCTGA